The following proteins come from a genomic window of Alicyclobacillus dauci:
- a CDS encoding zinc-dependent alcohol dehydrogenase: protein MSEKSQSAVAIGVLETEIRELELPRIAPDAGILRVEIVGVCGTDVSHYRNFSAPMILGHHVVGYVDRIGEVASQRWGIKEGDRIAMEEYIPCGQCDLCRTGYYRLCSETDPRTGIRYGATPIDVSPSLFGGFSQYMYLHPNAVVHKIPNHVPAVEAALILPVSNGFEWMSTVAGVGPGQVVVIQGPGQQGLACALAAKAAGAETVIVTGRTSSIRRLELAGRLGADYTVNVSSEDLVERVAEITGGRMADVVLDVTSGGTEPVVSSLQVAKKRGVVLLGALKKKLFQDLDLDVIYEKSLTVKGVRGHSYHSVKMAIDFVASGKFPLRVMNSHDYGLCDTDLALRTAGGQGEPNPLLVTVSPWK from the coding sequence GTGAGTGAAAAGTCGCAATCTGCGGTGGCAATCGGTGTGTTGGAAACGGAGATTCGCGAGCTTGAGCTTCCGAGGATAGCGCCGGATGCGGGGATTTTGAGAGTTGAAATTGTCGGGGTCTGTGGAACGGACGTATCTCATTATCGGAATTTCAGTGCACCGATGATTTTGGGTCATCATGTCGTTGGTTATGTTGACCGCATTGGTGAAGTCGCGTCACAGCGTTGGGGTATCAAAGAGGGTGATCGGATTGCAATGGAAGAGTACATTCCTTGCGGACAGTGTGATTTGTGCAGAACGGGTTACTACCGACTGTGTTCGGAAACAGATCCGCGGACGGGCATTCGGTACGGTGCGACACCGATTGACGTTTCACCGAGTCTATTTGGCGGTTTTAGTCAGTATATGTATCTGCACCCGAACGCAGTTGTACACAAGATTCCTAACCATGTGCCCGCTGTAGAGGCTGCTCTTATCCTGCCCGTGTCGAACGGGTTTGAGTGGATGAGCACGGTGGCTGGTGTTGGACCTGGCCAGGTTGTCGTCATTCAAGGCCCTGGACAACAAGGCTTAGCATGTGCGCTGGCTGCTAAAGCAGCGGGTGCCGAAACCGTGATCGTCACTGGTCGAACCAGCAGTATTCGGCGATTGGAATTGGCTGGTAGGCTCGGAGCTGATTATACCGTCAATGTGAGTTCAGAAGATTTAGTTGAGAGAGTGGCGGAGATAACGGGAGGAAGGATGGCCGATGTCGTACTGGATGTCACCAGCGGAGGCACCGAACCGGTTGTCAGTTCGCTACAGGTAGCGAAAAAACGCGGAGTCGTGCTCCTGGGAGCCCTCAAGAAGAAACTCTTTCAAGACCTCGATCTCGACGTCATATATGAAAAGAGCCTTACGGTAAAGGGTGTACGTGGGCACAGTTACCATTCCGTCAAGATGGCAATCGACTTTGTAGCCTCTGGTAAGTTTCCCCTCCGTGTTATGAACTCGCATGATTATGGCTTATGTGATACAGATTTAGCTCTTCGCACCGCAGGTGGGCAAGGTGAACCAAATCCGTTACTAGTTACTGTGTCACCATGGAAGTAA
- a CDS encoding Rieske 2Fe-2S domain-containing protein, with protein sequence MLSYQDNKTLTQTGAGTPMGEVLRRYWIPALMTEELPYPDCPQVRVKLLGEELIAFRDTSGRVGLVDEYCPHRRVSLFYGRNEECGIRCAYHGWKFDVEGNCVDLPSEPAESNFKNKIRIKSYPCEERGGIIWTYMGDPAYKPELPEQEWMMVPDSQRYISKKIEECNYFQGLEGGIDSSHVSILHSGSVGNLGVSKQSSSTTLLAKDTAPRFEVMETDYGLLIGARRDADEDNYYWRITQFIMPWYTMIPPFGGAPRGGHAWVPIDDENCWVWSWSWTPGRDLTEEEVEQMKSGVGIHAKLIPGTFRTVANKENDFLIDRDMQKRRESFAGIFGVGMEDHAVQVSAGPIADRSLERLGTSDTAIIKARRCLLDAVRSHEKGEILPALDAESHRVRAASVLLPKGLPFHEGAQDALKLTEKDFEAV encoded by the coding sequence ATGCTATCTTACCAAGACAATAAAACGTTGACCCAAACGGGGGCTGGAACACCGATGGGTGAAGTTCTCCGCCGTTACTGGATACCAGCTCTAATGACTGAGGAACTCCCGTATCCCGATTGCCCACAAGTCCGGGTGAAGTTGCTGGGCGAAGAGCTCATCGCATTTAGAGACACAAGTGGAAGAGTTGGATTGGTCGATGAATACTGTCCGCACCGCAGAGTTTCACTTTTTTACGGCCGCAATGAAGAGTGCGGGATCCGGTGCGCCTACCATGGGTGGAAATTTGATGTAGAGGGAAACTGCGTAGATCTCCCATCTGAACCCGCCGAAAGCAATTTCAAAAACAAAATTCGAATCAAGTCTTACCCTTGCGAAGAACGCGGTGGAATCATTTGGACTTACATGGGCGATCCGGCGTATAAGCCAGAACTCCCAGAGCAGGAATGGATGATGGTCCCAGACAGTCAACGTTACATCTCAAAAAAAATCGAAGAGTGCAATTACTTTCAGGGCCTAGAGGGCGGGATTGACTCGAGCCACGTTTCTATTTTGCATTCGGGATCGGTGGGCAATCTAGGGGTTTCGAAGCAAAGCAGCAGTACAACTCTACTCGCTAAAGACACAGCACCGCGATTTGAAGTGATGGAGACAGATTATGGGTTGCTTATCGGTGCGCGTCGGGACGCAGACGAGGACAATTACTACTGGCGAATCACGCAGTTTATCATGCCGTGGTATACGATGATCCCACCATTTGGGGGCGCACCTCGTGGAGGTCACGCTTGGGTCCCCATTGATGACGAAAATTGTTGGGTATGGAGTTGGAGTTGGACACCAGGACGGGATTTGACAGAAGAGGAAGTTGAGCAGATGAAATCTGGTGTGGGGATCCATGCCAAATTGATTCCTGGGACATTCCGTACAGTGGCGAATAAGGAGAATGACTTCCTAATCGATCGCGATATGCAAAAGCGCAGAGAGTCCTTTGCCGGTATTTTTGGTGTGGGAATGGAAGACCATGCGGTACAAGTTAGTGCTGGGCCAATCGCGGATCGTTCACTTGAGCGACTTGGGACGAGTGATACGGCGATTATCAAAGCGCGTCGTTGCCTGTTGGATGCGGTTCGCTCGCACGAAAAAGGTGAAATATTGCCGGCACTGGATGCCGAAAGCCATCGTGTTCGGGCTGCATCTGTCTTACTACCGAAAGGTCTGCCATTTCACGAGGGCGCACAAGACGCGCTAAAACTAACAGAGAAGGATTTTGAGGCAGTCTGA
- a CDS encoding Rossmann-fold NAD(P)-binding domain-containing protein yields MTDKELREIIIRCYRGKTIAILGYRDASSRQRAAFLRDHGIHVLIGLRTDDEYWHDAEMDGFTVLPVWEAAEQAQIAQSY; encoded by the coding sequence ATGACAGACAAAGAACTTAGGGAAATCATTATCCGATGTTATCGCGGGAAAACGATCGCCATTCTCGGATACCGAGATGCCTCTTCGAGACAACGGGCTGCGTTTTTGCGCGATCACGGTATCCATGTTCTCATCGGCCTCCGGACAGACGATGAATATTGGCACGATGCGGAGATGGACGGCTTTACGGTCCTTCCTGTTTGGGAAGCCGCCGAGCAAGCTCAGATAGCGCAATCTTACTAA
- a CDS encoding YcdB/YcdC domain-containing protein produces MKLRRVGVGAVGAMLVLGAGYSTALAATDTPSNATTSATSPGSSPQQPKVSQTDAMNIVTKLFPSLSKEIQNPMVTLQSDPSQSTRMVYEVNWNQMAFRQQAGPNLSSNFAHATVDATTGDVLQFNNNNGQGWDASKPVTLSAATKMANDWLNKLAPSKAAKLTLQPTSGAMNSGYSFLFVEEVDGIPAPFNQAEVDLDSSGNLVNYNLSWHDVSFPSKPSSVLDKTTAQQKFIDNLQLQLQYQRSFNMHGSSPIQLVYLPVSASKSVYGLGAPMIDATTGQSVGVDGKPTNDSQSAATPQPIVPGGPATFPTPKTESMTQSDAENEVRSLLGLTGDAWTPSGSGQGTSYFGGPFSGHQTWNVSLTNQNNDNVSVTVDATDGVILSYNYNSQPSSASSGASSSLSDAQAQTVADDFVKKLFPTMTGAIARDPNSMIFGQPDTAYEQYVFLVNGIPFRGLQVSVNEVTGQVENFNLDDDVSSQFPDPSKAISAQAAKSAYIKRDPVVLQYDLPETLPTSKTGPFQISYGSTAQLVYAGAPMPYGPGTLNALTGNWITQQPFGDLNPSVPLPKGTTQADQALALLKEHSIIVPGDKSLSAKDPISREQFIQWLSRAYNMNIGSTPSPQFPDVKATDPYASDLSEAILQGWLKNNGNVNPSASLTRLQAAQWIVQWMGWSGPTSNATFFKYPYSDSSAIPSSERGAATIVSDEGIIPLVSGKFEPNSNLSAGDAAIALVKAIKTLIAAGN; encoded by the coding sequence ATGAAGTTACGACGTGTGGGGGTCGGGGCCGTTGGCGCGATGTTGGTTCTTGGCGCTGGCTACTCGACTGCCCTCGCGGCAACTGATACTCCGTCAAACGCGACGACGTCTGCGACAAGTCCGGGGTCAAGTCCCCAGCAGCCAAAGGTGTCGCAAACCGATGCGATGAACATCGTTACTAAGTTATTTCCAAGTCTATCGAAAGAGATCCAAAACCCAATGGTGACCTTGCAGTCTGATCCATCTCAATCTACCCGGATGGTCTACGAGGTGAACTGGAATCAAATGGCATTCCGTCAGCAGGCAGGACCGAATCTCAGTTCCAATTTCGCACATGCCACGGTGGATGCGACCACGGGCGACGTGCTGCAATTTAATAATAATAACGGTCAAGGCTGGGACGCTTCCAAACCTGTCACGCTCAGTGCTGCGACGAAAATGGCGAACGACTGGTTGAACAAGCTCGCGCCAAGCAAGGCGGCAAAATTAACATTACAACCCACTTCTGGTGCAATGAACAGCGGATACTCATTTCTCTTTGTAGAAGAGGTCGATGGCATTCCTGCCCCTTTTAATCAGGCCGAGGTCGATCTCGATAGCTCCGGCAATCTGGTGAACTATAACCTGAGTTGGCATGATGTTAGCTTCCCAAGCAAGCCCTCTTCGGTACTTGATAAGACCACGGCCCAGCAAAAGTTCATCGATAACCTGCAGTTACAACTGCAGTACCAACGATCATTCAACATGCACGGTTCAAGTCCCATTCAGTTGGTCTACCTTCCTGTCTCGGCATCAAAGTCAGTGTACGGTCTTGGCGCACCCATGATCGATGCGACCACAGGGCAGTCAGTGGGCGTTGATGGAAAACCGACCAACGACAGCCAATCGGCTGCTACGCCTCAGCCGATCGTCCCAGGCGGTCCTGCAACGTTCCCCACACCGAAAACGGAGTCTATGACACAGTCTGATGCGGAAAATGAGGTGCGTAGCCTCCTTGGACTCACTGGCGATGCCTGGACGCCGTCTGGTTCTGGACAAGGCACAAGTTATTTTGGCGGTCCGTTTTCGGGTCACCAGACGTGGAATGTCAGTTTGACAAATCAAAACAATGACAATGTGTCGGTAACGGTTGATGCCACTGATGGGGTAATTCTCAGTTATAACTATAATAGCCAGCCGAGTTCCGCGAGTAGCGGCGCTTCATCTTCGCTGTCGGACGCACAAGCGCAAACTGTTGCTGACGACTTCGTGAAGAAACTGTTTCCAACTATGACGGGTGCGATTGCGCGAGATCCAAACAGCATGATCTTCGGTCAACCGGATACGGCTTACGAGCAGTATGTGTTTCTTGTAAATGGCATTCCCTTCCGGGGATTACAAGTCAGTGTCAACGAAGTAACTGGCCAAGTGGAAAACTTTAATCTAGATGACGATGTCAGTTCGCAATTCCCGGACCCATCGAAAGCCATTTCTGCTCAAGCGGCGAAATCAGCGTACATCAAGCGCGATCCCGTCGTTCTCCAGTACGACCTACCTGAAACGCTGCCCACCTCAAAAACCGGGCCGTTTCAGATTTCCTATGGTTCGACTGCACAGCTTGTTTACGCAGGCGCACCAATGCCGTATGGTCCGGGTACATTAAACGCCTTGACGGGGAATTGGATCACGCAGCAGCCGTTTGGGGATTTAAATCCGTCCGTGCCCCTTCCGAAGGGTACGACTCAAGCCGACCAAGCTTTGGCACTCCTAAAGGAACACAGTATCATTGTGCCCGGGGACAAGTCGCTCTCTGCAAAAGATCCGATTAGCCGAGAGCAGTTCATTCAATGGCTCAGTCGGGCTTACAACATGAACATTGGCAGTACGCCGTCACCACAATTTCCAGACGTTAAGGCGACTGACCCGTACGCGTCCGACTTGTCCGAGGCCATCCTGCAAGGGTGGTTGAAAAACAACGGAAACGTCAATCCGTCTGCATCTTTGACACGTCTCCAAGCGGCCCAGTGGATCGTTCAGTGGATGGGTTGGAGCGGACCAACGTCGAACGCTACATTCTTCAAGTATCCGTATTCCGATTCGAGTGCCATTCCTTCATCCGAACGCGGAGCGGCAACCATCGTGAGCGACGAGGGAATCATTCCACTTGTCAGCGGCAAGTTTGAGCCGAACAGCAATTTGTCGGCAGGTGATGCAGCGATCGCGCTCGTCAAGGCTATCAAAACACTGATAGCCGCCGGCAACTAA
- a CDS encoding IS4 family transposase — translation MIGHQVENNQLPIEIQPVFRELKVFKYLRKAGITKKFGFTCAYLFQIVFVLIFHHRNWFQLLESSKGESFPGKDAVYRFLNHSGFAWRRFLLFLSVEVVNKTTSLTSCERVSVFVLDDSMYERNRSKSVELLARFKDHARNCYYKGFRMLTLGWSDGHTFIPVDFSLLSSLKSQVNGMIGSIDKRTHGYKRRMEALRPTPELIPAMIERALAAGMGASYVLMDSWFTHAPLIQSILDRGLDVIGMVKADNKRYVVGGRRLSLKELYYAATPVQGMKKTILRSIHTQLAPGIPVVMVFVRHRSNKKEWLAVLCTDCSLTEEEIIQIYGIRWDIEVFFKCTKSLLRLQKEFQGRSYDMLISHTTIVFSRYILLAWQHRQSTDERTLGGLFLALCDEVNELDWAVALSQLVELINDVSKKTSKRLTKLIQSQLQQWINDLPSYIRAYLSDPLCES, via the coding sequence ATGATAGGGCATCAAGTGGAGAACAATCAATTGCCAATTGAAATTCAACCTGTTTTTCGGGAACTGAAGGTTTTCAAATACTTGCGTAAGGCTGGAATCACCAAGAAGTTCGGATTTACATGTGCCTATCTGTTTCAAATCGTCTTTGTCCTGATTTTCCATCATCGAAACTGGTTTCAGCTTCTGGAAAGTTCCAAGGGAGAGTCGTTTCCCGGGAAGGATGCTGTGTACCGTTTTTTGAATCACAGCGGTTTTGCATGGCGTCGGTTCTTGTTATTTCTCAGTGTAGAAGTTGTGAACAAGACAACTTCTCTGACGTCCTGTGAGCGGGTCAGCGTATTTGTTCTGGATGATTCGATGTACGAACGAAACCGAAGCAAATCCGTGGAATTACTGGCTCGATTCAAGGATCACGCCCGAAACTGTTACTACAAAGGGTTTCGCATGCTGACACTGGGTTGGTCGGACGGACATACGTTTATTCCTGTGGACTTTTCCCTGCTTAGTTCACTGAAATCGCAAGTGAATGGCATGATTGGCTCGATTGACAAACGAACACACGGGTACAAGCGGCGAATGGAAGCACTTCGTCCCACACCGGAATTGATTCCTGCCATGATTGAACGTGCCCTGGCTGCAGGAATGGGCGCCTCGTATGTCTTAATGGACAGTTGGTTTACGCATGCACCACTCATTCAATCCATTCTTGACCGGGGACTCGATGTCATCGGCATGGTCAAGGCTGACAACAAACGATATGTGGTCGGAGGACGCCGTTTGTCCTTAAAGGAATTGTATTACGCTGCGACGCCTGTGCAGGGGATGAAGAAAACCATCTTACGTTCCATTCATACTCAATTAGCCCCGGGAATACCCGTTGTCATGGTGTTCGTTCGTCACCGAAGTAACAAGAAGGAATGGTTGGCCGTCCTATGCACCGACTGTTCCCTAACAGAAGAGGAAATCATCCAGATTTACGGCATCCGTTGGGACATAGAGGTATTCTTCAAATGCACCAAGTCGTTGTTACGCCTGCAGAAGGAATTTCAAGGTCGCTCGTACGACATGCTGATTAGTCACACGACGATTGTATTCTCACGGTATATCTTGCTGGCTTGGCAGCACCGCCAAAGTACTGATGAGCGTACGTTGGGTGGTCTGTTTTTGGCTCTCTGTGACGAGGTGAACGAATTAGATTGGGCAGTTGCATTGAGCCAACTCGTCGAATTGATTAACGACGTATCCAAGAAAACCAGCAAGAGACTTACAAAACTGATTCAGAGTCAACTCCAGCAGTGGATTAACGATTTACCTAGTTATATCAGGGCCTACTTGTCCGATCCGCTCTGCGAAAGTTGA
- a CDS encoding GGDEF domain-containing protein, whose product MISRAGEAQMYLVVGVIDMDNLKNINDVHGHPAGDQALRDVASVLTNSVQPDWLAARIGGDEFIVVFPSDVTDPGGTLSLIQTAVVEQCPGNSVSVGGVVWGIDGETFDDCYRTADVRLYDDKRARKVNQSGQ is encoded by the coding sequence ATGATAAGTCGCGCCGGCGAGGCACAGATGTATTTGGTCGTCGGTGTGATCGATATGGATAATCTCAAAAACATCAACGATGTACACGGGCATCCCGCCGGTGATCAGGCCCTGCGAGATGTTGCCAGTGTACTGACGAATTCCGTGCAGCCGGACTGGTTGGCCGCGAGAATCGGCGGCGACGAGTTTATCGTTGTCTTCCCTTCGGATGTGACTGACCCGGGTGGTACCTTGTCCCTCATTCAGACAGCGGTTGTCGAACAGTGTCCAGGCAATTCAGTGAGTGTAGGTGGGGTAGTATGGGGCATTGACGGGGAAACATTTGACGATTGCTACAGGACTGCGGACGTTCGACTATACGATGATAAACGGGCTCGTAAAGTCAACCAATCCGGACAATGA
- a CDS encoding enoyl-CoA hydratase/isomerase family protein, whose product MDNLLIQDAQGVRILTLNRPDRLNAFDDGLSSNLIQALNDASRDDDVRVVIITGRGRGFSSGLDLSTFTNGDLSPTSRFGRLDELEWVGRLIESVVHNDKPIIAAINGVAAGAGLSLALACDFRFMSEEAKLTTGYIRRALSPDAGMTYFLPRLVGHTKAMELILTGRDVDAAEADRLGLLNQVVEGSQLLETVQAFARELASGPPIAMTLSKRLVYSSYDTPLVPQLKNELAFIRQCFGTDDVREGIQAMMEKRKPNFQGR is encoded by the coding sequence GTGGACAATCTCTTGATCCAAGATGCCCAAGGTGTTCGAATATTGACATTAAATCGACCGGATCGGTTAAATGCGTTTGACGATGGCCTGAGCAGTAATCTCATTCAAGCCCTCAATGATGCTTCCCGCGATGACGACGTTCGGGTCGTCATCATCACTGGTCGGGGTAGAGGTTTTTCTAGCGGCTTGGATTTATCTACTTTTACCAACGGTGATCTTTCGCCTACTAGTAGGTTTGGTCGACTCGATGAGCTTGAATGGGTGGGGCGGTTAATTGAAAGCGTCGTTCATAATGACAAACCCATCATTGCTGCCATTAACGGGGTTGCTGCCGGTGCAGGGCTGTCCTTGGCCCTCGCGTGTGATTTCCGATTTATGAGCGAAGAGGCCAAGCTAACGACGGGCTATATTCGTCGTGCCCTCAGCCCGGATGCAGGAATGACGTACTTTCTGCCACGACTTGTCGGGCACACGAAAGCGATGGAACTCATTCTCACCGGTCGTGACGTGGATGCAGCCGAGGCTGATAGATTAGGCCTGTTAAACCAGGTAGTCGAAGGGTCACAACTGCTTGAGACCGTGCAGGCATTTGCCCGTGAGCTCGCATCTGGTCCGCCCATTGCCATGACGTTGTCCAAGCGACTGGTTTATTCAAGTTATGACACGCCACTTGTCCCTCAGTTAAAGAACGAACTAGCGTTCATCAGACAGTGTTTCGGTACTGACGATGTTCGTGAGGGGATTCAGGCGATGATGGAGAAGCGAAAACCCAACTTTCAGGGTAGATGA
- a CDS encoding DUF2087 domain-containing protein — MTEQDIQQLVQHLKVLADESRLRILGMLATRKSSVEELAAYLNLKPPTVSHHLNKLREVGLVSMYAEGNTHIYEFRPETLLRMNRELLTPEKLSHMVSDVNGDEWDRKVLRDFLNGQELKEIPASRKKRTVILKWLADKFEYGRQYQESEVNEIIGRHHPDFATLRRELVGNRLMDRKDGIYWRIEWDSQ; from the coding sequence ATGACGGAACAAGACATTCAACAGCTTGTCCAACACTTAAAAGTTTTGGCAGATGAAAGTCGACTGCGCATTCTCGGTATGCTGGCGACCCGCAAGTCAAGCGTCGAGGAGCTAGCTGCTTATTTGAATTTGAAGCCACCGACAGTATCGCATCATCTCAACAAATTACGGGAGGTTGGGTTGGTGTCCATGTATGCGGAAGGAAACACGCACATTTATGAGTTCCGCCCGGAAACGTTGCTTCGCATGAATCGGGAACTCCTTACACCAGAGAAACTATCACACATGGTATCAGACGTGAACGGTGATGAATGGGACCGAAAAGTACTGCGCGATTTCCTGAACGGGCAGGAATTGAAAGAAATACCCGCCAGTCGAAAGAAACGCACGGTGATTCTCAAGTGGTTGGCTGACAAGTTTGAGTACGGACGCCAGTATCAAGAATCGGAAGTGAACGAAATCATCGGGCGCCATCACCCGGACTTCGCAACGCTGCGCCGAGAACTCGTCGGCAACCGCTTGATGGACCGGAAAGATGGGATTTACTGGCGGATCGAATGGGATAGCCAATGA
- a CDS encoding MFS transporter: MRGFFELFRQEPDYLRLTMGGLVSGVGDWFNSVAVMSLLLLFTHSGLSIAILLSLRTIPSLFIGPIAGVLADKVNRKAILVVTDIARAIVALSFLFVHSEHQIWIAYTATFALVVFTSLFNPARFAIVPQVVRASNLSLANAPQKSTFGAVLAVGSLAGGAITAIWGVNVAFIINSLSFLCSAALCLSIHPKSMGESVRERTHERAGTSQKLMGLLISSRTVRAIFLMQVIWPVGGGIINVLLSVYAFQVFHAENQGVGLLYGSLGVGFIVGGMLTQKFTKFGGPTILVGLLMEGSCHFALSQSPNIWIGAVFLFIATLGAGISNAMITTILMQTVNKRVQGRIFALFGTTSDFILGISMLLAGLALTHVHPRTLGAVGGLVMVCSALCSGWMLVRAGTFSSFRVDSSKTG; encoded by the coding sequence ATGAGAGGATTTTTTGAACTATTCCGCCAGGAACCAGATTATTTGCGGCTGACCATGGGTGGGTTGGTTAGCGGCGTCGGCGACTGGTTCAATTCCGTTGCCGTCATGAGTCTACTCCTGCTGTTTACACACAGTGGGTTGTCCATTGCAATCCTGCTCTCCTTGCGGACAATTCCATCCCTTTTCATAGGGCCAATTGCCGGCGTACTAGCGGACAAGGTGAATCGAAAAGCGATCTTAGTTGTAACTGACATTGCAAGAGCGATAGTCGCATTATCCTTTTTGTTCGTACACAGTGAACATCAAATTTGGATTGCATATACAGCGACATTTGCTTTGGTCGTGTTTACATCCCTGTTTAATCCGGCCCGATTTGCCATTGTCCCACAAGTTGTTCGCGCGTCAAATCTGTCGTTGGCCAATGCACCTCAAAAGTCAACTTTTGGTGCTGTACTGGCTGTGGGATCACTGGCCGGTGGGGCTATAACGGCTATCTGGGGTGTCAACGTCGCTTTCATCATCAATTCACTTTCGTTTTTGTGCTCGGCGGCACTATGCCTATCCATACACCCCAAGTCGATGGGTGAATCCGTACGTGAACGCACACATGAGCGGGCAGGAACGAGCCAAAAGTTAATGGGCCTATTGATATCCTCTCGTACCGTGCGGGCAATTTTTCTCATGCAGGTGATCTGGCCCGTTGGCGGTGGTATCATCAACGTTTTACTCAGTGTTTATGCCTTTCAAGTCTTTCATGCCGAGAACCAGGGGGTAGGGTTACTGTATGGAAGCCTGGGTGTCGGATTTATTGTCGGGGGCATGCTCACACAAAAATTCACAAAATTCGGAGGTCCGACGATTCTTGTTGGTCTACTCATGGAAGGATCCTGTCACTTTGCTCTTTCACAGTCTCCGAATATCTGGATCGGCGCAGTGTTCCTGTTCATCGCAACACTCGGGGCCGGAATCAGCAACGCCATGATCACAACAATTTTAATGCAGACGGTGAACAAACGGGTTCAAGGGCGTATTTTCGCCCTATTTGGAACAACGTCCGACTTTATCCTTGGTATTTCCATGTTGCTTGCCGGATTGGCTTTGACACACGTCCATCCGCGGACTCTTGGTGCTGTCGGCGGTCTCGTCATGGTTTGTAGTGCACTGTGTTCGGGGTGGATGCTGGTCCGGGCAGGCACATTCTCGTCGTTCCGAGTTGATTCCTCAAAAACGGGCTGA